AAAACCCCGATAACCAATTGGTAGCTACAATTGTAGAAGAAGATGTTGCATTCGGACCGGAAAACCTGGGGGTACAGATGCCTGAACTTCGTGAGAGAGTTGACCGATGCCTTGAAATAGTAGAAATGCAGGACTATAAAAGACATTCACCTGCATTACTTTCAGGTGGGCAGAAACAAAGAGTAACAATTGCCGGAATACTTGCAATGTTTCCTGATTGCATTGTACTTGACGAACCCACAGCCATGCTTGATCCAAAAGGTAGAGAAGAAATACTCTCCACAGTAAAAAGACTTAATATAGAAGACAGAAAGACGATAATTAACATAACTCATTATATGGAAGAAGCTGTCCAAGCTGATAGAATTATCGTAATGGATGATGGAGAAATCGCGCTTGAAGGGACTCCAAGAGAAGTATTCTCGAAAGTTGATTTAATGAAAGAACTGGGACTGGATGTGCCGCAGGTAACAGAACTTGCTTTTTTATTGAACAAAAAAGGTTATAAAATA
The sequence above is a segment of the Peptoniphilaceae bacterium AMB_02 genome. Coding sequences within it:
- a CDS encoding energy-coupling factor transporter ATPase; this encodes MTETNNIIVVKNADYKYRTDEETYVHALKGVSLEIKRGEYVAVLGHNGSGKSTLAKLLNALIIPESGSVSVNGMDTKNEADLWNIRKSCGMVFQNPDNQLVATIVEEDVAFGPENLGVQMPELRERVDRCLEIVEMQDYKRHSPALLSGGQKQRVTIAGILAMFPDCIVLDEPTAMLDPKGREEILSTVKRLNIEDRKTIINITHYMEEAVQADRIIVMDDGEIALEGTPREVFSKVDLMKELGLDVPQVTELAFLLNKKGYKIPADILTVDELVGLI